Proteins encoded in a region of the Lycorma delicatula isolate Av1 chromosome 6, ASM4794821v1, whole genome shotgun sequence genome:
- the Bap55 gene encoding brahma associated protein 55kD isoform X1, giving the protein MNVGEHIFKNKSINSFTIVNKMSSSLPQQEKIFTADMSADIFQPHAQIDYSLEGWATANNGLVILKGYRILMCRDYQTLKHVRIMSGGWAGSEPLYTGFVGPGMLTAIVLGDKFCSPPYPSILAAIRELGVGNPYGILLIVPNHPFTKINFILAVECALREKLPVKIIFVADDSSGLVDNQHGRTGLCGVTMVWKVAGAMAERNCCLEEIYNFCFDISSTHLSTITCNIVKVKNEVLDKKFDDSCSSKLSAGHDLVSSDISHESSIRTIEIKGDVVDRKEKGGIHSFQSLEDLAATLIGYTINGTYSPHSVILGPDSNIALLLNNYGSMENSEIYALVSELRYKLKHQGIKICRIYIGTVSTGQILDGFSVTVMKVNEKIIQYLDYPTAVPAWPKIFHSDCNKPESLPIHVQGRFHYDKMEVKELGPILSKSDTEKIFKVMEYVSLALMSCEGQINRVGANFNMSRFGTHMKNAAENINRMLYENRLKIHCPYALLQQLSLISSLNIANICGTYYALFFDAASQTFLRYFHQSELTEKMWTDALESGIEAIEFYGKIKRYNRTLLDALYPVLEALKKSPENYTDVAEAAEFQNWEVTDTKFQQQNLLPDPGAHTVAIWVRAVVEALKTPYSQASIAGSSSFCSGIDDFMYYP; this is encoded by the exons atgaatgttggtgaacacatttttaaaaacaaatccatAAACAGTTTTACTATTGTAAACAAGATGTCATCTTCATTACCACAACAAGAGAAAATTTTCACTGCTGATATGTCTGCAGATATTTTTCAGCCTCATGCTCAAATCGACTACTCTTTAGAAGGATGGGCCACTGCCAATAATGGATTGGTGATATTAAAAGGTTATAGAATTCTTATGTGCCGTGATTACCAAACATTAAAACATGTCAGAATTATGTCTGGTGGTTGGGCAGGCAGTGAACCTCTGTATACTGGTTTTGTTGGTCCTGGAATGTTAACTGCCATTGTTCTAGGAGACAAATTCTGTTCACCTCCATACCCCAGTATTTTAGCTGCAATTAGAGAGTTAGGGGTTGGAAATCCTTATGGTATTTTGTTGATTGTACCAAATCatccatttacaaaaataaattttattttagctgtggAATGTGCTTTACGAGAAAAACttcctgttaaaataatttttgttgctgATGATAGTTCTGGTTTAGTTGATAATCAACATGGCCGTACAGGTTTATGTGGTGTAACAATGGTGTGGAAAGTTGCTGGTGCTATGGCTGAGCGAAATTGTTGTCTGgaggaaatttataatttttgttttgatatcagTAGTACACATTTATCTACTATAACttgtaatattgtaaaagtaaaaaatgaagtacTTGACAAAAAATTTGACGATAGTTGCTCTTCAAAGCTTTCTGCCGGTCATGATTTGGTCTCATCTGACATTAGCCATGAATCATCGATAAGAACGATTGAAATTAAAGGTGATGTGGTGGATCGTAAAGAAAAAGGTGGAATTCACTCATTTCAGTCTCTTGAAGATTTAGCTGCTACTTTAATTGGTTACACCATTAATGGAACTTATTCACCCCACTCTGTAATATTAGGACCAGATTCTAATATtgcattattactaaataattatggGTCTATGgaaaattcagaaatatatgCATTAGTTAGTGAATTGCGTTATAAATTAAAGCATCAAGGAATAAAAATCTGTAGAATATATATCGGTACAGTTTCAACAGGTCAGATTTTAGATGGTTTTTCAGTTACTGTTATGaaggtaaatgaaaaaattattcaatatttggATTATCCAACTGCAGTACCTGCTTGGCCAAAAATTTTTCACAGCGATTGTAATAAACCTGAGAGTTTACCTATTCATGTTCAAGGCAGGTTTCATTATGATAAAATGGAGGTAAAAGAACTTGGCCCTATTTTATCAAAGTCAGatacagaaaaaattttcaaagtaatGGAGTATGTTTCTTTGGCGTTAATGTCTTGCGAAGGACAAATAAATAGAGTGGGAGCTAACTTCAATATGAGCCGTTTTGGGACGCATATGAAGAATGCTGcagaaaatattaacagaatgctttatgaaaatagattaaaaattcattgtccTTATGCACTATTGCAACAGTTGAGTTTAATATCTAGCCTTAATATTGCCAACATATGTGGCACTTATTATGCACTATTTTTTGATGCTGCTTCACAG acATTTCTGCGTTATTTTCATCAGTCAGAACTGACTGAAAAAATGTGGACTGATGCTTTAGAGAGTGGTATTGAGGCAAtagaattttatggaaaaattaaaaggtataatAGAACCTTGTTAGATGCATTGTATCCTGTATTGGAAGCATTGAAGAAATCTCCAGAGAATTAT ACTGATGTCGCAGAAGCTGCTGAATTTCAAAACTGGGAAGTAAcagatacaaaatttcaacaacagaACTTGTTACCAGATCCAGGTGCTCATACTGTTGCTATTTGGGTTAGAGCTGTAGTTGAAGCTTTAAAAACCCCTTATTCTCAGGCCAGCATTGCTGGTAGTAGTTCATTTTGTTCTGGCATTGATGATTTTATGTACTACCCTTGA
- the Bap55 gene encoding brahma associated protein 55kD isoform X2 — MNVGEHIFKNKSINSFTIVNKMSSSLPQQEKIFTADMSADIFQPHAQIDYSLEGWATANNGLVILKGYRILMCRDYQTLKHVRIMSGGWAGSEPLYTGFVGPGMLTAIVLGDKFCSPPYPSILAAIRELGVGNPYGILLIVPNHPFTKINFILAVECALREKLPVKIIFVADDSSGLVDNQHGRTGLCGVTMVWKVAGAMAERNCCLEEIYNFCFDISSTHLSTITCNIVKVKNEVLDKKFDDSCSSKLSAGHDLVSSDISHESSIRTIEIKGDVVDRKEKGGIHSFQSLEDLAATLIGYTINGTYSPHSVILGPDSNIALLLNNYGSMENSEIYALVSELRYKLKHQGIKICRIYIGTVSTGQILDGFSVTVMKVNEKIIQYLDYPTAVPAWPKIFHSDCNKPESLPIHVQGRFHYDKMEVKELGPILSKSDTEKIFKVMEYVSLALMSCEGQINRVGANFNMSRFGTHMKNAAENINRMLYENRLKIHCPYALLQQLSLISSLNIANICGTYYALFFDAASQTDVAEAAEFQNWEVTDTKFQQQNLLPDPGAHTVAIWVRAVVEALKTPYSQASIAGSSSFCSGIDDFMYYP; from the exons atgaatgttggtgaacacatttttaaaaacaaatccatAAACAGTTTTACTATTGTAAACAAGATGTCATCTTCATTACCACAACAAGAGAAAATTTTCACTGCTGATATGTCTGCAGATATTTTTCAGCCTCATGCTCAAATCGACTACTCTTTAGAAGGATGGGCCACTGCCAATAATGGATTGGTGATATTAAAAGGTTATAGAATTCTTATGTGCCGTGATTACCAAACATTAAAACATGTCAGAATTATGTCTGGTGGTTGGGCAGGCAGTGAACCTCTGTATACTGGTTTTGTTGGTCCTGGAATGTTAACTGCCATTGTTCTAGGAGACAAATTCTGTTCACCTCCATACCCCAGTATTTTAGCTGCAATTAGAGAGTTAGGGGTTGGAAATCCTTATGGTATTTTGTTGATTGTACCAAATCatccatttacaaaaataaattttattttagctgtggAATGTGCTTTACGAGAAAAACttcctgttaaaataatttttgttgctgATGATAGTTCTGGTTTAGTTGATAATCAACATGGCCGTACAGGTTTATGTGGTGTAACAATGGTGTGGAAAGTTGCTGGTGCTATGGCTGAGCGAAATTGTTGTCTGgaggaaatttataatttttgttttgatatcagTAGTACACATTTATCTACTATAACttgtaatattgtaaaagtaaaaaatgaagtacTTGACAAAAAATTTGACGATAGTTGCTCTTCAAAGCTTTCTGCCGGTCATGATTTGGTCTCATCTGACATTAGCCATGAATCATCGATAAGAACGATTGAAATTAAAGGTGATGTGGTGGATCGTAAAGAAAAAGGTGGAATTCACTCATTTCAGTCTCTTGAAGATTTAGCTGCTACTTTAATTGGTTACACCATTAATGGAACTTATTCACCCCACTCTGTAATATTAGGACCAGATTCTAATATtgcattattactaaataattatggGTCTATGgaaaattcagaaatatatgCATTAGTTAGTGAATTGCGTTATAAATTAAAGCATCAAGGAATAAAAATCTGTAGAATATATATCGGTACAGTTTCAACAGGTCAGATTTTAGATGGTTTTTCAGTTACTGTTATGaaggtaaatgaaaaaattattcaatatttggATTATCCAACTGCAGTACCTGCTTGGCCAAAAATTTTTCACAGCGATTGTAATAAACCTGAGAGTTTACCTATTCATGTTCAAGGCAGGTTTCATTATGATAAAATGGAGGTAAAAGAACTTGGCCCTATTTTATCAAAGTCAGatacagaaaaaattttcaaagtaatGGAGTATGTTTCTTTGGCGTTAATGTCTTGCGAAGGACAAATAAATAGAGTGGGAGCTAACTTCAATATGAGCCGTTTTGGGACGCATATGAAGAATGCTGcagaaaatattaacagaatgctttatgaaaatagattaaaaattcattgtccTTATGCACTATTGCAACAGTTGAGTTTAATATCTAGCCTTAATATTGCCAACATATGTGGCACTTATTATGCACTATTTTTTGATGCTGCTTCACAG ACTGATGTCGCAGAAGCTGCTGAATTTCAAAACTGGGAAGTAAcagatacaaaatttcaacaacagaACTTGTTACCAGATCCAGGTGCTCATACTGTTGCTATTTGGGTTAGAGCTGTAGTTGAAGCTTTAAAAACCCCTTATTCTCAGGCCAGCATTGCTGGTAGTAGTTCATTTTGTTCTGGCATTGATGATTTTATGTACTACCCTTGA